The stretch of DNA GTGAGTGAAGTGGTGTCCACCATCAGTGGTGGAATTGGGCTATTTGGTGCAAGGACGGTCAGCGATACCACTACCTGGGATCTTAAATTGAAATAGAAGATGCGAACACTCATTATTTTAGGATTAATTTTATGCATGGCCGGCACACTAGCAGGGCAAACGCAAGCGGACACCGTGAAGAAGCGGATCATTTATTTAAATGCAGGGATTGATTTTAAAGTAGCTGGAATTTCAGCACAAGTAAACCGGGAGTTCAGTGGAGAATATCTGATTGGCTCCTCCCCTCCCGAATGGGAATGGCGAGAGCGGTCGTTCTCCAAATCGGACTTTATGGATAATTATAAAGTTAAAATGTATGGCTTTCATATTTCGCTTTCGCCAATTAAAGCGGTTACTGCCGGGCTTTCCTACCGTGGGGTTTTATTGAAAAAGCAATGGGATGTGCCTGCGGGTTTCTTTATGATTACCGGTACACTGGCCTATAACCATTACTTTAAAAGTGCCCCGGGGTTGTTTATTACTTTAGGCGGTGCAGGTGGCAGCTTTCAGGGTACTGATGCCGGGACAGGGCGCGAGATGTATTTTTCAGCAAGGCCAGGCATTGGGTACAGGATAGCCGACCGTTTTACGTTTATGGCCAACTACAACCACGACTGGATGCTCTACCGTTACCATCCCGAACCATATTATTATGACAAAAGGCAAATGGACAATGCAACCTGGCAATTTTCCTACGTCAGCCTCACGTTGGAATATCATTTCCACCTCATCCCGGACTAAAAGTCCCGGGGGCGTTTCCTTCATTCTGTCACCTATAGCCTTTGATTTTTGCAAAAGCGTCAGTGCTGTCAGTGAATTTTTTTCAGGATTTCTGCCAATAAATCTTTTGTACTGACAAAATTTAGCCTCTGGTTGCTCCAATTTAGTGTTTGCAAATTATTTGATTAAGTGGGTTTATCAATGATTTTATTCAATTTGATAAACGTAACTTAAACCAATAAAAACAGGAGGTTATTATGGCACTTGTTAGATTTAATGAAATGGACGCGATCCCCGGATCTTTCAGCACTATGCTGGACAGGTTTTTTGAAGATGCAGTAAAAACCAAGGATGGCAATTTCCGTCCCCAGGTTGATGTATCAGAGACCGAAGATCAATATGAGATTGCTGTTTCTGTACCCGGTCTGAAGAAAGAGGAGTTTAATGTTGAGGTGCAGCAAAATTCCCTGGTCATCAGCGGAGAGCGGAAGTTCGTTCGTCAGGAAAATAAAAAGCATCATGTGGTGG from Bacteroidia bacterium encodes:
- a CDS encoding Hsp20/alpha crystallin family protein gives rise to the protein MALVRFNEMDAIPGSFSTMLDRFFEDAVKTKDGNFRPQVDVSETEDQYEIAVSVPGLKKEEFNVEVQQNSLVISGERKFVRQENKKHHVVESHYGSFYRMFTLPDDIKADSIDASYEGGILNIAIPKDKEKTATKQIKVK